A single Micromonospora luteifusca DNA region contains:
- a CDS encoding MFS transporter → MTAPVPAPALRMGTAAGRGTLLAAVLASGMVFLDTTVVNVALPKLGQDLGANVSDLQWTINGYLLMLAAFVLLGGALGDRFGRRRIFLIGVVWFTAASVLCGLAQGTGWLIAARFIQGAGGALLTPGSLSVLQASFHPDDRGRAIGAWAGLSGVSTALGPFIGGWLIDALSWRWIFFLNLPIAVLVVLAAMRWVPESRDESASRTAGPGRTRRRFDVGGALLGALALAGVTYALIDAPTRGYDSAPVLIAALVGLLSAAAFVLLERRRGDGAMLPTGLFSSRLFSVLNLFTVVVYAALGGFTFFFAVYLQNVVEWSAFRTGIALLPMTLLLLIGSARTGALSARIGPRLPLTVGPVIAAVGLLLLRGIGPGASYWTDVLPGVLLFGIGLTLVVAPLTASVLAAVQDRFSGVASGFNNAASRAGSLLAVAALPLLVGLSGGGYEQKAELTDAFRGAMELCAGLLVVGAVLALLLVHRPPRDAPPSQPCHSLPAATPPK, encoded by the coding sequence ATGACCGCACCCGTACCGGCGCCCGCCCTCCGAATGGGGACCGCCGCCGGTCGGGGGACGTTGCTCGCCGCCGTTCTCGCCTCCGGCATGGTCTTCCTCGACACAACTGTCGTCAACGTGGCGTTGCCGAAGCTCGGGCAGGACCTCGGCGCGAACGTATCCGATCTCCAGTGGACCATCAATGGCTACCTGCTGATGTTGGCTGCGTTCGTGCTGCTCGGCGGCGCACTCGGGGACCGCTTCGGTCGGCGACGCATCTTCCTCATCGGCGTGGTCTGGTTCACCGCCGCCTCCGTGCTGTGCGGGTTGGCCCAGGGGACCGGTTGGCTGATCGCGGCCCGGTTCATCCAGGGTGCCGGCGGTGCGCTGCTCACGCCCGGATCGCTGTCGGTTCTGCAGGCCAGTTTCCACCCGGATGACCGGGGCCGGGCCATCGGCGCCTGGGCCGGGCTGTCCGGGGTGTCCACCGCGCTGGGCCCGTTCATCGGGGGCTGGCTGATCGACGCGCTGTCCTGGCGCTGGATCTTCTTTCTCAACCTGCCGATCGCCGTGCTGGTGGTGCTGGCCGCGATGCGCTGGGTGCCCGAAAGCAGAGACGAGAGCGCCTCGCGGACCGCTGGGCCGGGACGGACGCGACGGCGGTTCGACGTCGGAGGAGCACTGCTCGGAGCGCTCGCGCTCGCCGGCGTCACGTACGCCCTGATCGACGCGCCGACCCGCGGCTACGACTCGGCGCCGGTGCTGATCGCCGCGCTCGTCGGCCTGCTCTCCGCGGCGGCCTTCGTGCTGCTCGAACGGCGCCGCGGCGACGGGGCGATGCTACCCACCGGGCTGTTCAGCAGCCGACTCTTCTCGGTGCTGAACCTCTTCACCGTGGTCGTGTACGCGGCGCTCGGCGGCTTCACCTTCTTCTTCGCCGTGTATCTGCAGAACGTGGTCGAATGGTCGGCCTTCCGCACCGGCATCGCGTTGCTGCCGATGACCCTGCTGCTGCTGATCGGGTCTGCTCGGACAGGTGCCCTGTCGGCACGGATCGGGCCGCGACTGCCGCTGACCGTCGGGCCGGTGATCGCCGCGGTCGGTCTGCTGCTGCTGCGCGGCATCGGGCCGGGTGCGTCGTACTGGACGGACGTGCTGCCCGGGGTGCTGCTCTTCGGCATCGGGCTGACCCTGGTGGTGGCACCGCTGACCGCGTCGGTGCTGGCTGCCGTGCAGGACCGGTTCTCCGGGGTGGCCAGCGGTTTCAACAACGCCGCGTCCCGCGCCGGTAGCCTGCTCGCGGTGGCGGCGTTGCCGCTGCTGGTCGGCCTCTCCGGGGGCGGCTACGAGCAGAAGGCTGAGCTGACCGACGCGTTCCGAGGTGCGATGGAACTGTGCGCCGGCCTGCTCGTGGTGGGCGCGGTGCTGGCCCTCCTGCTGGTCCACCGACCGCCCCGGGACGCCCCGCCGTCCCAGCCCTGCCATTCGCTGCCCGCCGCGACACCCCCGAAGTAG
- a CDS encoding HNH endonuclease family protein, which translates to MRTRSGPRAAVAALAAALALSVAGCVPQDEPDTPPPSDGGSAMEQLGQLTVATAGSMKGYSRDHFPHWRDTGKNCDVRDSILQRDGKEVKLSGCNVVDGRWESVYDGRSAADPSEVDIDHMVPLANAWRSGADEWDDAKRGDFANDTTRPQLLAVSASSNRSKGDQDPSQWKPANRSYWCKYAESWVTVKHYWRLTVTSAEKTALTEMLEGCSVGSDS; encoded by the coding sequence GTGCGTACCAGATCAGGACCGCGAGCGGCGGTGGCCGCGCTCGCCGCGGCGCTGGCGCTCAGCGTGGCCGGTTGCGTCCCGCAGGACGAGCCGGACACGCCGCCGCCGAGCGACGGCGGCAGCGCCATGGAGCAACTCGGTCAGCTCACCGTTGCCACCGCTGGCTCGATGAAGGGCTACAGCCGAGACCACTTCCCGCACTGGCGGGACACGGGCAAGAACTGCGACGTGCGGGACAGCATCCTCCAGCGTGACGGCAAGGAGGTGAAGCTCTCCGGCTGCAACGTGGTCGATGGTCGCTGGGAGAGCGTGTACGACGGCCGCAGCGCCGCCGATCCCTCCGAGGTGGACATCGACCACATGGTGCCGTTGGCCAATGCGTGGCGCTCGGGTGCCGACGAGTGGGACGACGCGAAGCGCGGTGACTTCGCCAACGACACCACCCGTCCGCAACTCCTCGCGGTTTCCGCGTCCTCAAACCGGTCAAAGGGTGACCAGGACCCTTCGCAGTGGAAGCCGGCTAACCGGTCGTACTGGTGCAAGTACGCTGAAAGTTGGGTAACGGTCAAGCACTACTGGCGGCTGACGGTGACCAGCGCCGAGAAGACCGCCCTGACCGAGATGTTGGAGGGCTGTTCAGTGGGGAGCGATTCGTGA
- a CDS encoding ABC transporter ATP-binding protein, with product MTEQTEPLIELRDVKVHFPIKSGLLFDRTVGYVYAVDGVSLSIRKGETYGLVGESGCGKSTLGRGLLRLVEPTEGEIIFDGTDVRALKGEAMRHARRRMQMIFQDPLSSLDPRQSVESLLVEGLKAHGLANDKAETNRRLRETLEAVGLPASSLSKYPHEFSGGQRQRIGIARALVLNPDLIVADEPVSALDVSIQAQVLNLLEDLQNERGLTYLIIAHDLAVVRHIADTVGVMYLGGLVEEASSDDLYREPMHPYTRALMSAVPVPDPLVEDRRERILLAGDLPSPTNPPSGCRFHTRCPWAQPTRCADERPQLRDVVGGHRVACHFAEDIAAGTIRPHEVEVELVRPAEGTGPVDPPGELIPTP from the coding sequence ATGACCGAACAGACCGAACCCCTGATCGAGCTGCGCGACGTCAAGGTCCACTTCCCGATCAAGAGCGGCCTGCTCTTCGATCGCACCGTCGGGTACGTCTACGCGGTGGACGGCGTGTCGCTGAGCATCCGCAAGGGTGAGACGTACGGCCTGGTCGGTGAGTCGGGATGCGGCAAGTCGACGCTCGGTCGCGGCCTGCTGCGGCTCGTCGAGCCGACCGAGGGCGAGATCATCTTCGACGGCACCGACGTCCGCGCCCTCAAGGGTGAGGCGATGCGGCACGCCCGCCGCCGGATGCAGATGATCTTCCAGGACCCGCTCTCCAGCCTCGACCCCCGGCAGTCGGTGGAGTCGCTGTTGGTGGAAGGACTCAAGGCGCACGGGCTGGCCAACGACAAGGCCGAAACGAACCGGCGGCTGCGCGAGACGCTGGAAGCGGTCGGCCTCCCCGCGTCGTCCCTGAGCAAATACCCGCACGAGTTCTCCGGCGGCCAGCGGCAGCGGATCGGCATCGCCCGGGCGCTGGTGCTCAACCCGGACCTGATCGTCGCCGACGAGCCGGTCTCCGCGCTGGACGTGTCCATCCAGGCCCAGGTGCTCAACCTGCTGGAGGACCTGCAGAACGAGCGCGGCCTGACGTACCTGATCATCGCCCACGACCTGGCGGTGGTCCGGCACATCGCCGACACGGTGGGTGTCATGTACCTCGGCGGGCTGGTGGAGGAGGCGTCCAGCGACGACCTCTACCGCGAGCCGATGCACCCGTACACCCGAGCGCTGATGTCCGCGGTGCCGGTGCCCGATCCGCTCGTCGAGGACCGCCGGGAGCGGATTCTGCTCGCCGGCGACCTGCCCTCCCCGACGAACCCGCCGTCGGGCTGCCGGTTCCACACCCGGTGCCCGTGGGCGCAGCCGACCCGGTGCGCCGACGAGCGGCCGCAGTTGCGCGACGTGGTCGGCGGGCATCGGGTGGCCTGCCACTTCGCCGAGGACATCGCTGCCGGCACGATCCGGCCGCACGAGGTCGAGGTGGAACTGGTCCGCCCGGCCGAGGGCACCGGCCCCGTCGACCCGCCGGGCGAGCTGATCCCGACCCCGTGA
- a CDS encoding ABC transporter ATP-binding protein: protein MSLLDVRDLSVVFQRRGERPFTAVDKVSFTVEPGQTVGLVGESGCGKSVTSLAIMGLLPKRGNKVTGEVLFEGTDLLKLRPDDMRDRRGREISMIFQDPLSSLNPVIPIGIQVAEVLERHQGRDRKQALRESRELLDAVGIPDPQRRLTEYPHQISGGMRQRALIAIALACKPRLLIADEPTTALDVTIQAQILTLLKQLVDETGTALVMITHDLGVVAGLCDTVNVLYGGKVVERERRHELFAHARHPYTHGLLNSVPRLDSPRGERLHAIRGSVADNIPWVEGCAFAPRCDNVVDACLEGPPPLEPTATGGDLRCNNPVSEEVAVR, encoded by the coding sequence ATGAGCCTGCTCGACGTCCGTGACCTGAGCGTCGTGTTCCAGCGGCGAGGCGAGCGGCCCTTCACCGCCGTGGACAAGGTCAGCTTTACGGTGGAGCCGGGGCAGACGGTTGGCCTGGTCGGCGAGTCCGGTTGCGGTAAGAGCGTGACCAGCCTGGCCATCATGGGCCTGTTGCCCAAGCGAGGTAACAAGGTGACCGGGGAGGTGCTCTTCGAGGGCACCGACCTGCTGAAGCTGCGGCCGGACGACATGCGCGACCGACGCGGTCGGGAGATCAGCATGATCTTCCAGGACCCGCTCTCCTCGCTGAATCCCGTCATCCCGATCGGGATCCAGGTCGCCGAGGTGTTGGAGCGACACCAGGGCCGGGACCGCAAGCAGGCGCTGCGCGAATCGCGGGAGTTGCTCGACGCGGTCGGAATTCCCGACCCGCAGCGGCGGCTCACGGAATACCCGCACCAGATTTCCGGCGGAATGCGCCAGCGCGCGCTGATCGCCATCGCGCTGGCCTGCAAGCCTCGACTGCTGATCGCCGATGAGCCGACGACCGCGCTCGACGTGACCATCCAGGCGCAGATCCTCACCCTGCTCAAGCAGTTGGTCGACGAAACCGGCACCGCACTCGTCATGATCACGCACGATCTGGGTGTGGTGGCCGGGCTCTGCGACACCGTGAACGTGCTCTACGGCGGCAAGGTGGTCGAGCGGGAGCGGCGGCACGAGCTGTTCGCGCATGCCCGGCACCCGTACACGCACGGGTTGCTCAACTCGGTGCCCCGGCTGGACTCACCGCGCGGTGAGCGGCTGCACGCGATCCGCGGGTCGGTCGCCGACAACATCCCGTGGGTCGAGGGTTGCGCGTTCGCGCCGCGCTGCGACAACGTCGTGGACGCGTGCCTGGAAGGGCCCCCGCCGCTCGAACCCACCGCCACCGGCGGTGACCTCCGCTGCAACAACCCCGTCTCCGAGGAGGTGGCGGTCCGATGA
- a CDS encoding ABC transporter permease, producing MSERSIGVLGDRKKARLDELARASAADRGGVSLVRDAVRRLRRNPVAILGAGIVGLFVLVAIFAPLIAPHDPVQRFDELTKNLTVDTIPGASGEFPLGSDPLGRDFLSRMIYGARQTLFVGVLATLIGLALGVLIGAIAGAFGGWVDVVLMRLTDVMLALPSLLLAITLVAMASRSSQWTVIFAVAIVSVPIFARLLRGSMLAQRESDHVLAARALGVKERNIVLRHMLPNSLTAVIVQATLTFAVAILDAAALSFLGLGDPDINRAEWGLMLGVDGQRYFEVRPELAYFPALAIIVVALGFTLLGEAMREAIDPKNRR from the coding sequence ATGAGCGAGCGCAGCATCGGCGTGCTCGGCGACCGTAAGAAGGCCCGGCTCGACGAGTTGGCCCGGGCGAGCGCCGCCGACCGTGGCGGGGTCAGCCTCGTCCGCGACGCCGTACGCCGACTGCGGCGCAACCCGGTCGCCATCCTCGGAGCCGGCATCGTGGGGCTGTTCGTCCTGGTGGCGATCTTCGCTCCGCTGATCGCCCCACACGATCCGGTGCAGCGCTTCGACGAGCTGACGAAGAACCTCACCGTCGACACGATCCCGGGCGCCAGCGGCGAATTCCCGCTCGGCTCCGATCCGCTCGGCCGGGACTTCCTGTCCCGCATGATCTACGGCGCCCGGCAGACGCTCTTCGTCGGTGTGCTCGCCACCCTCATCGGTCTCGCGCTCGGCGTGCTGATCGGCGCGATCGCCGGTGCCTTCGGCGGCTGGGTCGACGTCGTCCTGATGCGACTCACCGACGTGATGCTGGCCCTGCCCAGCCTGCTGCTCGCGATCACCCTGGTCGCGATGGCCAGCCGGTCGAGCCAGTGGACGGTCATCTTCGCGGTGGCCATCGTGAGCGTGCCGATCTTCGCCCGGCTGCTGCGCGGCTCGATGCTGGCCCAGCGGGAGAGCGACCACGTGCTCGCCGCCCGCGCGCTCGGCGTCAAGGAGCGCAACATCGTGCTGCGGCACATGTTGCCCAACTCGTTGACCGCGGTGATCGTGCAGGCCACCCTGACCTTCGCGGTGGCCATTCTGGACGCCGCGGCGCTTTCCTTCCTGGGCCTCGGCGACCCGGACATCAACCGGGCGGAGTGGGGTCTGATGCTCGGCGTGGACGGTCAGCGCTATTTCGAGGTTCGTCCGGAGTTGGCGTACTTCCCCGCGCTCGCGATCATCGTGGTCGCGCTCGGCTTCACCCTGCTGGGTGAGGCGATGCGTGAGGCGATCGACCCGAAGAACCGGCGGTGA
- a CDS encoding ABC transporter permease yields MLRVIVRRLLQLVVTLIALSALIFIWLRNLPGGPVEALLGERATPERRALLTKALGYDQPILVQYGKFMQRVVTGDFGNSIRTGDPVTDVISRAFPATIELALAAMIIAVGLGVPLGYLAARWRGRSLDNLTIAGTLLGISIPIFFLGYLLKDVFTQNIHWFPPSGRLTTGLDNTNVTGFFVLDGLLTREFDASADALWHLILPAITLATIPLAVIVRITRASVLDVLNEDYVRTAEAKGLRHRTIRGRHILRNALLPVVTTIGLQTGALLSGAVLTEKVYNWGGIGTLITDSISGGRDYPVLQAIILLAALVFVVVNLLVDLSYAFIDPRVRVR; encoded by the coding sequence ATGTTGCGAGTCATAGTTCGCCGCCTGCTGCAGTTGGTGGTGACCCTCATAGCGCTGTCGGCGCTGATCTTCATCTGGCTGCGGAACCTGCCCGGAGGCCCGGTCGAGGCGCTGCTCGGCGAGCGGGCCACGCCCGAGCGCCGCGCCCTGCTGACCAAGGCGCTCGGCTACGACCAGCCGATCCTGGTGCAGTACGGCAAGTTCATGCAGCGGGTGGTGACCGGCGATTTCGGCAACTCGATCCGGACCGGTGACCCGGTCACCGACGTCATCAGCCGCGCCTTCCCGGCCACCATCGAGCTGGCCCTCGCCGCGATGATCATCGCGGTCGGTCTCGGGGTGCCGCTCGGCTACCTCGCCGCGCGTTGGCGTGGACGCTCGCTGGACAACCTCACCATCGCCGGCACCCTGCTCGGCATCTCGATCCCGATCTTCTTCCTGGGCTACCTGCTCAAGGACGTCTTCACGCAGAACATCCACTGGTTCCCGCCGTCCGGGCGGCTCACCACCGGCCTGGACAACACCAATGTCACCGGGTTCTTCGTGCTCGACGGCCTGCTGACCCGGGAGTTCGATGCCAGCGCCGACGCGCTGTGGCATCTGATCCTGCCGGCGATCACGCTCGCCACCATCCCGCTGGCGGTGATCGTGCGGATCACCCGGGCCAGCGTGCTCGACGTGCTGAACGAGGACTACGTGCGGACCGCCGAGGCGAAGGGCTTGCGGCACCGCACGATTCGTGGCCGGCACATCCTGCGCAACGCGCTGCTGCCGGTGGTCACGACAATCGGTCTGCAGACCGGCGCGCTGCTCTCCGGCGCGGTGCTCACCGAGAAGGTCTACAACTGGGGCGGCATCGGCACGCTGATCACCGACTCGATCAGCGGCGGCCGGGACTACCCGGTGCTCCAGGCGATCATCCTGCTCGCCGCGCTGGTCTTCGTGGTGGTCAACCTGCTGGTTGACCTCTCCTACGCCTTCATCGACCCGAGGGTGCGTGTGCGATGA
- a CDS encoding ABC transporter substrate-binding protein, producing MQARRLKTAVAIAAVAALAVGAAGCAKSERDGDSGEAKTGGTFIFAGAGDPKNFDPIFNDDGESFRPVRQMFDTLVTHKPGTADLEGGLAETWEHDPDGKVWTFKLRQGVKFHDGTPFNAAAVCFNFDRWYNMKGAAAQSQMIYYMDTFGGFAKNEAEGAGESIYNKCEAKDDGTAVLTLNKYKGAFPGAFALTSLSIASPEALKKYDANTVTQNGDSFSYSAFANEHPVGTGPFTFGGWDKAKNEITLNRNADYYGDKAKVDKVIIKIIKDESTRKQELRAGTVQGIDFPAPADRKALEGEGFQVVNRPAFNILYLGLNQKNPKLKDLRVRQAIAYALNRQQLVQTKGPGGAKVADEFQPDTVLGYAPDVQKYEYNPDKAKQLLKEAGAEGLTLNFYYPPDVTRPYMPNPQEIFTVLANDLQAVGIKVNGVPRPWNGGFKDDVQQFGKHDLHILGWTGDYNDPGNFVGTFFGRAKAEFGDQSMTEMFDAIAKADGTVDDAGKKAAWEQVNRDIAAKWLPAVPLWHAPPAIVVTKDVKGLVASPLTDERFNTVSISK from the coding sequence ATGCAGGCGAGAAGGCTTAAAACGGCCGTGGCCATCGCGGCCGTTGCCGCTCTGGCGGTCGGCGCGGCCGGCTGCGCGAAGAGCGAGCGCGACGGCGACAGTGGCGAGGCCAAGACTGGCGGCACCTTCATCTTCGCGGGTGCCGGTGACCCGAAGAACTTCGATCCGATCTTCAACGATGACGGTGAGTCGTTCCGGCCGGTCCGGCAGATGTTCGACACCCTGGTGACCCACAAGCCGGGCACCGCGGACCTCGAGGGTGGGCTGGCCGAGACCTGGGAGCACGACCCGGACGGCAAGGTCTGGACGTTCAAGCTCCGCCAGGGCGTGAAGTTCCACGACGGGACGCCGTTCAACGCCGCCGCGGTCTGCTTCAACTTCGACCGCTGGTACAACATGAAGGGCGCTGCCGCCCAGTCCCAGATGATCTACTACATGGACACCTTCGGCGGGTTCGCCAAGAACGAGGCCGAGGGTGCCGGCGAGTCGATCTACAACAAGTGCGAGGCCAAGGACGACGGAACCGCCGTCCTGACCCTGAACAAGTACAAGGGCGCCTTCCCCGGTGCCTTCGCGCTGACCTCGCTGTCGATCGCGAGCCCCGAGGCGCTCAAGAAGTACGACGCCAACACGGTCACGCAGAACGGTGACTCGTTCTCGTACAGCGCGTTCGCCAACGAGCACCCGGTTGGCACCGGTCCGTTCACCTTCGGTGGGTGGGACAAGGCCAAGAACGAGATCACCCTGAACCGGAACGCTGACTACTACGGCGACAAGGCCAAGGTAGACAAGGTGATCATCAAGATCATCAAGGACGAGAGCACCCGCAAGCAGGAGCTCCGTGCCGGCACCGTCCAGGGCATCGACTTCCCGGCCCCGGCCGACCGCAAGGCGCTTGAGGGTGAGGGCTTCCAGGTCGTCAACCGCCCGGCGTTCAACATCCTCTACCTGGGCCTCAACCAGAAGAACCCGAAGCTCAAGGACCTGCGGGTGCGCCAGGCGATCGCCTACGCGCTCAACCGCCAGCAGCTGGTGCAGACCAAGGGCCCGGGTGGCGCCAAGGTCGCCGACGAGTTCCAGCCGGACACCGTGCTCGGCTACGCCCCGGACGTGCAGAAGTACGAGTACAACCCGGACAAGGCCAAGCAGCTCCTCAAGGAGGCCGGCGCCGAGGGTCTGACGCTGAACTTCTACTACCCGCCGGACGTCACCCGGCCGTACATGCCGAACCCGCAGGAGATCTTCACCGTCCTCGCCAACGACCTGCAGGCCGTCGGCATCAAGGTCAACGGTGTGCCTCGCCCGTGGAACGGTGGCTTCAAGGACGACGTGCAGCAGTTCGGCAAGCACGACCTGCACATCCTCGGCTGGACCGGTGACTACAACGACCCGGGCAACTTCGTCGGCACCTTCTTCGGCCGTGCCAAGGCCGAGTTCGGTGACCAGTCGATGACCGAGATGTTCGACGCCATCGCCAAGGCCGACGGCACCGTCGACGACGCCGGCAAGAAGGCGGCCTGGGAGCAGGTCAACCGGGACATCGCCGCCAAGTGGCTGCCGGCCGTGCCGCTCTGGCACGCCCCGCCGGCCATCGTCGTCACCAAGGACGTCAAGGGTCTGGTTGCCAGCCCGTTGACCGACGAGCGGTTCAACACGGTCAGCATCAGCAAGTGA
- the recR gene encoding recombination mediator RecR: protein MYEGAIQDLIDELGRLPGVGPKSAQRIAFHVLSADPADVNRLAGALRKVKELVRFCTTCYNVAESEQCRICRDPRRTDEVLCVVEEPKDVVAIERTGEFRGRYHVLGGAINPLEGIGPDNLRIRELMIRLGGGGVRELILATDPNTEGEATATYLALMVKPMGISVTRLASGLPVGGDLEYADEITLGRAFEGRRAV, encoded by the coding sequence ATGTACGAAGGTGCCATTCAGGATCTGATCGACGAACTGGGCCGGCTGCCGGGCGTGGGCCCGAAGAGCGCTCAGCGGATCGCGTTCCACGTCCTGTCGGCGGATCCTGCCGACGTCAACCGGCTGGCCGGCGCGCTGCGCAAGGTCAAGGAGCTGGTGCGGTTCTGCACGACCTGCTACAACGTGGCCGAGTCCGAGCAGTGCCGGATCTGCCGCGACCCGCGCCGCACCGACGAGGTGCTGTGCGTGGTGGAGGAGCCCAAGGACGTGGTGGCCATCGAGCGGACCGGTGAGTTCCGCGGTCGCTACCACGTGCTGGGTGGCGCGATCAATCCGCTGGAGGGGATCGGCCCGGACAATCTGCGCATCCGGGAGCTGATGATCCGGCTCGGTGGTGGCGGGGTGCGGGAGTTGATCCTGGCCACCGACCCGAACACCGAGGGCGAGGCGACCGCCACCTACCTGGCGCTGATGGTGAAGCCGATGGGGATCTCGGTGACCCGGCTCGCCAGCGGGCTGCCGGTCGGCGGCGACCTGGAGTACGCCGACGAGATCACCCTCGGCCGGGCCTTCGAGGGTCGCCGGGCCGTCTGA
- a CDS encoding YbaB/EbfC family nucleoid-associated protein, with amino-acid sequence MQQMLKQAQKMQQQIAAAQAELAEAELTGTAGGGLVTATVSGAGELKAIKIDPKAVDPDDVETLEDLVVAAVHNAAEAARELTERKMGPVTGGMGGLGLPGF; translated from the coding sequence ATGCAGCAGATGCTGAAGCAGGCGCAGAAGATGCAGCAGCAGATCGCCGCCGCTCAGGCCGAGTTGGCCGAGGCCGAGCTGACCGGCACCGCCGGCGGTGGGCTGGTCACCGCGACCGTCTCCGGTGCCGGTGAGCTCAAGGCCATCAAGATCGACCCGAAGGCCGTCGACCCGGACGACGTGGAGACTCTGGAAGACCTGGTCGTTGCGGCCGTGCACAACGCCGCCGAGGCGGCACGGGAGCTGACCGAGCGCAAGATGGGCCCGGTCACCGGTGGCATGGGCGGCCTCGGCCTGCCCGGTTTCTGA
- a CDS encoding DUF998 domain-containing protein — protein MDMNLNRTGRVGALCWVAAAPIFLIASLVTGLRWREPTYSWAIQNISDLGNAHCGMWDSSRLRYVCSPWHPLMNAATLATALLLAAGLLLTWRILGRGAVVRSAQTLLLLATGGYALAALYPADVDENLHVLGAFLIMGLGNVGLLLAGFAPGTTTLGRWRRITLTAGLVALVGTVLFFAQQGVGIGVGGMERVAVLPFPLWACCLGVLLAETATNRARSPNPTHHDSMIDGR, from the coding sequence ATGGACATGAATCTCAACCGCACCGGCCGGGTCGGCGCACTGTGCTGGGTCGCGGCCGCACCGATCTTCCTCATCGCCAGCCTGGTCACCGGCCTGCGCTGGCGCGAGCCGACCTACAGCTGGGCCATTCAGAACATCAGCGACCTCGGCAACGCCCACTGCGGCATGTGGGACAGCAGTCGACTCCGCTACGTCTGCTCGCCCTGGCACCCGCTGATGAACGCCGCGACGCTGGCCACCGCGCTGCTGCTCGCCGCCGGGCTCCTGCTGACCTGGCGGATCCTTGGTCGCGGCGCGGTGGTGCGCTCGGCCCAGACACTCCTGCTGTTGGCCACCGGCGGATACGCCCTGGCAGCCCTCTACCCCGCCGACGTCGACGAGAACCTGCACGTCCTCGGCGCATTCCTGATCATGGGCCTGGGCAACGTCGGTCTGCTCCTCGCCGGCTTCGCGCCGGGCACCACGACGCTCGGCAGGTGGCGACGAATCACCCTCACCGCCGGGCTCGTCGCGCTGGTCGGGACGGTGTTGTTCTTCGCCCAGCAGGGCGTCGGCATCGGGGTCGGCGGCATGGAACGGGTCGCCGTGCTGCCCTTCCCGCTCTGGGCCTGCTGCCTCGGCGTCCTGCTAGCCGAAACAGCAACCAACCGGGCTCGCTCCCCCAACCCCACCCACCACGACTCCATGATCGACGGACGTTAG